In Carya illinoinensis cultivar Pawnee chromosome 16, C.illinoinensisPawnee_v1, whole genome shotgun sequence, a single window of DNA contains:
- the LOC122299293 gene encoding probable metal-nicotianamine transporter YSL7 isoform X1, with protein sequence MGRNEVEDKVQNVVDPEDEHNGDPGDKKLKQEVGEISVERLFEDQEVPSWRKQLTKRAFVVSFFLSIPFTFIVMKLNLTTGIIPSLNVSAGLLGFFFVRTWTRLLQKSGLLKQPFTRQENTVIQTCVVASSGIAFSGGFGSYLFGMSERISKQSSDTHDFKNPSLGWSIGFLLVVSFRGLFTVVPFRRIMIMDFKLTYPSGTATAHLINSFHTPHGAKLAKKQVRALGKFFTFSFLWGFFQWFYTAGADCGFSNFPSLGLKAYNYGFYFDFSATYVGVGMICPYIINVSVLVGGILSWGLMWPLIENRKGDWYPASLPSNSMSGLQAYKVFIAIALILGDGLYNVYKALSQTILGLSHQLLTKKLSSELPVSDHSSPKSSQLSYDDKRRSQLFLKDQIPTWFSIGGYVAISAISIGTLPHIFHQLKWYYMLVIYILAPALAFCNAYGCGLTDWSLASTYGKLAIFTIGAWAGASHGGVLAGLAACGVMMNIVSTASDLMQDFKTGYLTLASPRAMFVSQLIGTAMGCVIAPSVFWLFYNAFDDIGNPGSEYAAPYAIVYRNMAIIGVDGFSSLPKNCLLLCYVFFGAAILINLIRDRVDKKWGRYIPLPMAMAIPFYIGPYFAVDMCVGSLILFIWEKINKSKADAFGPAVASGLICGDGIWTLPACILALAGVKPPICMKFLSRGSNGKVDKFLTSQA encoded by the exons ATGGGTCGGAATGAGGTGGAGGACAAGGTGCAGAATGTCGTTGATCCGGAAGATGAACATAATGGTGATCCGGGGGACAAGAAGCTCAAACAAGAAGTAGGGGAGATATCGGTGGAGCGAttgtttgaagatcaagaggTTCCGTCATGGAGGAAGCAGCTGACCAAGAGAGCCTTCGTGGTGAGCTTCTTCCTGAGCATACCGTTCACCTTTATAGTGATGAAGCTCAACCTCACCACAGGTATTATACCTTCCCTCAATGTCTCTGCTGGTCTCTTGGGGTTCTTCTTCGTCAGGACATGGACCAGGTTGCTTCAGAAATCTGGCCTGTTGAAGCAGCCTTTCACCCGGCAGGAAAATACTGTCATCCAGACCTGTGTTGTGGCTTCTTCTGGCATTGCCTTTAGTG GAGGCTTTGGAAGTTACCTCTTTGGAATGAGTGAACGCATTTCGAAACAATCGTCAGATACTCATGATTTCAAAAACCCTTCATTAGGGTGGAGCATCGGCTTTCTCTTGGTTGTCAGCTTTCGAGGACTCTTCACGGTGGTGCCTTTTCGAAGG ATTATGATCATGGACTTCAAACTGACGTATCCCAGTGGTACTGCCACTGCTCATCTCATCAACAGCTTCCACACTCCTCATGGAGCAAAATTAGCAAA GAAACAAGTCAGAGCATTGGGAAAATTTTTCACCTTCAGCTTTTTATGGGGTTTCTTTCAATGGTTCTACACCGCTGGAGCAGACTGTGGATTTTCAAACTTCCCTTCACTAGGGCTCAAGGCATATAATTATGG attttattttgatttctcCGCAACATATGTTGGCGTCGGAATGATTTGCCCCTATATCATAAATGTATCAGTGCTGGTGGGAGGGATTCTCTCTTGGGGCCTGATGTGGCCTCTCATAGAAAATAGGAAGGGTGACTGGTATCCTGCAAGCCTCCCATCAAATAGCATGTCTGGTCTTCAAGCTTACAAG GTATTTATTGCCATAGCCTTGATCCTGGGTGATGGTTTATATAACGTTTACAAGGCTCTAAGTCAAACCATCTTAGGCTTGTCTCATCAGCTCTTGACCAAAAAATTGAGCTCCGAACTCCCTGTTTCAGACCATTCTTCACCTAAAAGCTCTCAGCTCTCATATGATGACAAGCGTCGCAGCCAACTCTttctcaaagatcaaattccCACATGGTTTTCCATTGGAGGTTATGTTGCTATTTCTGCAATCTCTATAGGCACTCTTCCACATATCTTTCATCAACTCAAATGGTATTACATGTTGGTCATCTATATACTTGCACCCGCATTGGCTTTCTGTAATGCCTATGGTTGTGGGCTTACTGATTGGTCCCTAGCATCCACCTATGGAAAGCTGGCCATCTTTACCATCGGAGCATGGGCTGGTGCTTCACATGGTGGAGTACTTGCAGGCCTAGCAGCTTGTGGAGTTATGATGAACATCGTCTCTACGGCCTCTGACCTAATGCAGGATTTTAAGACTGGTTACTTAACACTGGCTTCACCGCGTGCCATGTTTGTGAGTCAACTAATTGGCACAGCAATGGGTTGTGTAATTGCACCTTCTGTGTTTTGGCTCTTTTACAACGCTTTTGATGACATTGGAAATCCTGGAAGTGAATATGCTGCACCATATGCTATTGTGTACCGTAACATGGCTATTATAGGGGTTGACGGCTTTTCAAGTCTACCAAAGAATTGCCTTCTCCTTTGTTACGTGTTCTTTGGTGCAGCCATTCTGATAAATTTGATAAGAGATAGAGTGGATAAGAAGTGGGGAAGGTACATTCCACTTCCAATGGCAATGGCAATACCCTTCTACATAGGACCATATTTTGCCGTTGACATGtgtgttggaagcttaataCTGTTCATCTGGGAGAAGATAAACAAGAGCAAGGCTGATGCTTTTGGCCCTGCAGTAGCATCTGGTTTGATCTGTGGCGATGGGATATGGACTTTGCCTGCTTGTATCCTTGCCCTGGCTGGGGTCAAGCCACCGATTTGTATGAAGTTCTTGTCACGAGGCAGTAATGGTAAGGTGGATAAGTTCTTAACATCACAGGCCTAA
- the LOC122299293 gene encoding probable metal-nicotianamine transporter YSL7 isoform X2: MIMDFKLTYPSGTATAHLINSFHTPHGAKLAKKQVRALGKFFTFSFLWGFFQWFYTAGADCGFSNFPSLGLKAYNYGFYFDFSATYVGVGMICPYIINVSVLVGGILSWGLMWPLIENRKGDWYPASLPSNSMSGLQAYKVFIAIALILGDGLYNVYKALSQTILGLSHQLLTKKLSSELPVSDHSSPKSSQLSYDDKRRSQLFLKDQIPTWFSIGGYVAISAISIGTLPHIFHQLKWYYMLVIYILAPALAFCNAYGCGLTDWSLASTYGKLAIFTIGAWAGASHGGVLAGLAACGVMMNIVSTASDLMQDFKTGYLTLASPRAMFVSQLIGTAMGCVIAPSVFWLFYNAFDDIGNPGSEYAAPYAIVYRNMAIIGVDGFSSLPKNCLLLCYVFFGAAILINLIRDRVDKKWGRYIPLPMAMAIPFYIGPYFAVDMCVGSLILFIWEKINKSKADAFGPAVASGLICGDGIWTLPACILALAGVKPPICMKFLSRGSNGKVDKFLTSQA; this comes from the exons ATGATCATGGACTTCAAACTGACGTATCCCAGTGGTACTGCCACTGCTCATCTCATCAACAGCTTCCACACTCCTCATGGAGCAAAATTAGCAAA GAAACAAGTCAGAGCATTGGGAAAATTTTTCACCTTCAGCTTTTTATGGGGTTTCTTTCAATGGTTCTACACCGCTGGAGCAGACTGTGGATTTTCAAACTTCCCTTCACTAGGGCTCAAGGCATATAATTATGG attttattttgatttctcCGCAACATATGTTGGCGTCGGAATGATTTGCCCCTATATCATAAATGTATCAGTGCTGGTGGGAGGGATTCTCTCTTGGGGCCTGATGTGGCCTCTCATAGAAAATAGGAAGGGTGACTGGTATCCTGCAAGCCTCCCATCAAATAGCATGTCTGGTCTTCAAGCTTACAAG GTATTTATTGCCATAGCCTTGATCCTGGGTGATGGTTTATATAACGTTTACAAGGCTCTAAGTCAAACCATCTTAGGCTTGTCTCATCAGCTCTTGACCAAAAAATTGAGCTCCGAACTCCCTGTTTCAGACCATTCTTCACCTAAAAGCTCTCAGCTCTCATATGATGACAAGCGTCGCAGCCAACTCTttctcaaagatcaaattccCACATGGTTTTCCATTGGAGGTTATGTTGCTATTTCTGCAATCTCTATAGGCACTCTTCCACATATCTTTCATCAACTCAAATGGTATTACATGTTGGTCATCTATATACTTGCACCCGCATTGGCTTTCTGTAATGCCTATGGTTGTGGGCTTACTGATTGGTCCCTAGCATCCACCTATGGAAAGCTGGCCATCTTTACCATCGGAGCATGGGCTGGTGCTTCACATGGTGGAGTACTTGCAGGCCTAGCAGCTTGTGGAGTTATGATGAACATCGTCTCTACGGCCTCTGACCTAATGCAGGATTTTAAGACTGGTTACTTAACACTGGCTTCACCGCGTGCCATGTTTGTGAGTCAACTAATTGGCACAGCAATGGGTTGTGTAATTGCACCTTCTGTGTTTTGGCTCTTTTACAACGCTTTTGATGACATTGGAAATCCTGGAAGTGAATATGCTGCACCATATGCTATTGTGTACCGTAACATGGCTATTATAGGGGTTGACGGCTTTTCAAGTCTACCAAAGAATTGCCTTCTCCTTTGTTACGTGTTCTTTGGTGCAGCCATTCTGATAAATTTGATAAGAGATAGAGTGGATAAGAAGTGGGGAAGGTACATTCCACTTCCAATGGCAATGGCAATACCCTTCTACATAGGACCATATTTTGCCGTTGACATGtgtgttggaagcttaataCTGTTCATCTGGGAGAAGATAAACAAGAGCAAGGCTGATGCTTTTGGCCCTGCAGTAGCATCTGGTTTGATCTGTGGCGATGGGATATGGACTTTGCCTGCTTGTATCCTTGCCCTGGCTGGGGTCAAGCCACCGATTTGTATGAAGTTCTTGTCACGAGGCAGTAATGGTAAGGTGGATAAGTTCTTAACATCACAGGCCTAA